Within the Immundisolibacter sp. genome, the region CTGATGCCACCGCAGCCCATCATCACCACCTTGTCGTCGCCCGGAAAAGCCGCGACGGCGGCGCCGATCATACGTCCCAGGGCCAGGGCGCGCTTCATGCGCAGCAGAGGCGTCACGGCCGCCGCCGTATAGATAGGGATCGTGCGCACGCCGCGATTCGGTGTAACCGCCAGGTGCACCGGAATCATGGTGCCGTGATCCAGCGTCAGCGACTTGGCAACCGACCAGTCAAACCCGTTATCGAAGCCATAGTTCATGATGTGCTCGGCCAGCGGCACATTGTTGGGCACCGGGTAGCGATCGACGCGCATCCAGTTTTCCTCAGGCCCGTCGACGTCACCGATGCCGATCAGGAAACTCGGCTGGCAATGCGGCCCGAACAGGGCGAAATGATCGTCCCCGACCACAATCGCCGTATCGGCGCCCAGTTCGGCAATGCGTTTCACGACGCGCTCGAAGCCCGCCATGATGTTTTTCGCCTGGCGCTGGTTGGCGACTTCCGGAAAGGCCGTGATGGCGGGATCGTGTGGTACGCAGAATCCGCCGACGATGCTTGCCATGCGCATATCCTCCTTAAATTAAGGAACCATGAACCGTAACTGTCTCGCCCGGTGTCGGCATCACGCGCCGACCCTGGCCGGCCCGCCGCGTCCGAGTGCACGCCGCAGTGCCCCGCGCAGTTGTCGAAAACGAATGTACCCCTTCAGGCCGATCGCCTTGAAACCGGTCATCCCCATGTCGGGCAACTTGCCGTCGTTCATGTGAACCAGATAATCGAAGGGCATCTCGTCGGCGCCTTTCAGCAACGGCCACACCATCAGCGTCAACAGGGTATTGACACCATGCGCGGCCAGCGCCTTCAGATCCACGTGACGAATCATGGCCTGCTCCGCCGGCGTCAGCTGGTAAGCCTTCAGATAAGCATCCGGGTCGCGCCGAAACGCCTCGATGCGCGAGGGCTTGTTGCCGAACTCCCAAAACACTCTTTCCACTGCGTGCACGCTCATTCTGCGTCCTCCGTTCGTGTATGTACCCCGCCTCAAACTGGCCGCTGACCAGCCGATCGGTTGGGGCAGT harbors:
- a CDS encoding protocatechuate 3,4-dioxygenase yields the protein MASIVGGFCVPHDPAITAFPEVANQRQAKNIMAGFERVVKRIAELGADTAIVVGDDHFALFGPHCQPSFLIGIGDVDGPEENWMRVDRYPVPNNVPLAEHIMNYGFDNGFDWSVAKSLTLDHGTMIPVHLAVTPNRGVRTIPIYTAAAVTPLLRMKRALALGRMIGAAVAAFPGDDKVVMMGCGGISHRVGTADMGRVNEPFDRMILDLVVRGDVEAMAGLDDAYVLEQGGNGAFEIRNWIIAMAAMPRFHGEVICYEPVPEWITGLGLAELKVAA